The following proteins are co-located in the Micromonospora viridifaciens genome:
- a CDS encoding SH2 domain-containing protein, giving the protein MAEDTPVKVRPATPTIVGVPADSPEEPPSSLDLWAQAQVLHRCFGEDDDEPHIMRGLD; this is encoded by the coding sequence ATGGCCGAGGACACGCCAGTCAAGGTCCGGCCGGCCACGCCCACGATCGTCGGCGTGCCAGCCGACTCTCCCGAGGAACCGCCGAGCAGCCTTGACCTGTGGGCCCAGGCTCAGGTGCTGCACCGCTGCTTCGGCGAGGACGACGACGAGCCACACATCATGCGCGGCCTGGACTGA
- a CDS encoding site-specific integrase has translation MHVLRHTYASVLLDASESIKARSLYLGHADPGFTLRVYTHLLPSSEDRTRRATDAAVGHGLDTRDGLATA, from the coding sequence ATGCACGTCCTTCGCCACACCTACGCCTCGGTGCTGCTCGACGCGAGCGAGAGCATCAAGGCCCGTTCGCTGTACCTCGGCCACGCTGACCCCGGCTTCACACTGCGGGTCTACACGCACCTGCTGCCGAGCAGCGAAGACCGCACGCGCCGCGCGACCGACGCGGCCGTCGGCCACGGCCTGGACACCCGTGACGGCCTGGCAACGGCCTAG
- a CDS encoding ABC transporter ATP-binding protein encodes MTATIGQQAQAAARANDVWKVYGSGEAQVIALRGVTAEFERGRFTAIMGPSGSGKSTLMHCLAGLDSVTRGTVTIGETTVTGLNDAGLTRLRRDKVGFIFQQFNLLPTLTAKENILLPMSIAGRKPDPAWYDTVIETVGLRERLGHRPAQLSGGQQQRVACARALVARPEVIFADEPTGNLDSRSGAEVLNFLRNSVREHGQTIVMVTHDPTAAAYADRVVFLADGQIVSELIEPTAETVLDTMKKLDAPAEVNG; translated from the coding sequence GTGACCGCGACGATAGGCCAGCAGGCGCAGGCCGCGGCCCGGGCGAACGACGTGTGGAAGGTGTACGGCAGCGGTGAGGCCCAGGTCATCGCGCTGCGGGGGGTGACCGCCGAATTCGAGCGGGGCCGCTTCACCGCGATCATGGGTCCGTCCGGGTCGGGCAAGTCGACGTTGATGCACTGCCTGGCCGGCCTCGACTCGGTGACCCGGGGCACGGTCACGATCGGCGAGACGACGGTGACCGGCCTCAACGACGCCGGGCTGACCCGGCTGCGCCGGGACAAGGTGGGCTTCATCTTCCAGCAGTTCAACCTGCTGCCCACGCTCACCGCCAAGGAGAACATCCTGCTGCCGATGTCGATCGCCGGCCGCAAGCCCGACCCGGCCTGGTACGACACCGTGATCGAGACGGTCGGCCTGCGGGAGCGGCTCGGGCACCGCCCGGCGCAGCTCTCCGGCGGCCAGCAGCAGCGGGTGGCGTGCGCCCGGGCCCTGGTCGCCCGCCCCGAGGTGATCTTCGCGGACGAGCCGACCGGCAACCTGGACTCCCGCTCCGGTGCCGAGGTGCTGAACTTCCTGCGCAACTCGGTCCGCGAGCACGGCCAGACGATCGTGATGGTCACCCACGACCCGACCGCCGCCGCGTACGCCGACCGGGTGGTGTTCCTCGCCGACGGGCAGATCGTCTCCGAGCTGATCGAGCCGACCGCCGAGACGGTGCTGGACACCATGAAGAAGCTCGACGCGCCGGCCGAGGTGAACGGCTGA
- a CDS encoding EthD family reductase, with the protein MYCASVVYPTDAENFDFEYFRSRHAPTFAKLLGENCVRFEVHRALATPGAPPPPFAAAAYFWVTSPEAFGATLAEHGAEIYADIANFSSTQPTRGWAEVL; encoded by the coding sequence ATGTACTGCGCATCCGTCGTCTACCCGACCGACGCCGAGAACTTCGACTTCGAGTACTTCCGCAGCCGCCACGCGCCCACGTTCGCCAAGCTGCTGGGGGAGAACTGCGTACGGTTCGAGGTGCATCGGGCGCTCGCCACTCCAGGCGCGCCGCCGCCGCCCTTCGCCGCCGCCGCATACTTCTGGGTAACCTCGCCGGAGGCGTTCGGTGCCACTCTCGCCGAGCACGGCGCGGAGATCTACGCGGACATCGCTAACTTCAGCAGCACCCAACCGACTCGTGGCTGGGCAGAGGTGCTCTGA
- a CDS encoding ABC transporter permease, giving the protein MLRATLKSLLARKLRLILSGLAVVLGVMFVSGAFVLTDTLGRTFDAIFADAYQGVDVNVAAKPKIAVSEMEGEQTAAPFPAATVEKVRTVPGVASATGMVAADGARLIGSNGKAVASFGPPQLGENWTGESEQLQLREGHEPRADDEIVINQGLATAGKVKLGDRVGVLTPLGPKQEFTIVGIFGYSGGRDSIGGSSEIMFTTPMAQRLMLGEPGTFNSVTVKAAAGVTDESLRDAVAAAVGDGYVVKTGEQLSTEAAQGFKTALSFFNRILLGFAAVALLVGTFLILNTFSIIVAQRTRELALMRAVGASRRQIIGSVVLEAVAVGLIASVFGLAAGIGIGALLAWLFGNLAGGLTLAGIGVPAAAVIGAFAVGLVITVVAALLPALRASRIPPIAAMQDVANPDRPLTKITVAGTLVTAVGAALLFLGLSGNAGDNTLATILGGVLFAFIGVALLTPLISRPVVSLLGAIFAWSVPGKLGRLNSGRNPRRTAITAAALMVGIALVTGVTVILDSAKGSISALAKDTIKAELVIAGVQSGPRPPSFDPAVLDKAAALPGVQLVDGEYGDMAVVDGQRTWVAASSNTAALERIFGAKATSGDISRLNPDQMLVSSDTAKSRKLSVGSQVTVQLSRGDARTYTVSGIYQASQLTNPMVLPPQAARDFAIPQPIQGYVQLAPGASVAGVQPQVEQLLADSPEVSVADRDAFIKQQTGSLDGLLQMIQILLALAIVIAVLGIVNTLALSVLERTRELGLLRAIGLRRAQTMRMITVEAVVISVFGALLGVVVGSGLGAAVVEALKDEGITDLILPWGQMAVMLGLAAIVGVVAAVLPAIRAARINVLGAIAHE; this is encoded by the coding sequence ATGCTCCGGGCGACGCTGAAGAGCCTGCTGGCCCGGAAGCTGCGGCTGATCCTCTCCGGCCTGGCGGTCGTGCTGGGGGTGATGTTCGTCTCCGGCGCGTTCGTGCTGACCGACACCCTCGGCCGTACCTTCGACGCGATCTTCGCCGACGCGTACCAGGGCGTGGACGTCAACGTCGCGGCCAAGCCCAAGATCGCCGTGTCGGAGATGGAGGGCGAGCAGACGGCAGCCCCGTTCCCGGCGGCGACGGTGGAGAAGGTCCGCACGGTGCCCGGGGTGGCCTCGGCCACCGGCATGGTCGCCGCCGACGGGGCCCGGCTGATCGGCAGCAACGGCAAGGCCGTCGCCTCGTTCGGCCCGCCGCAGCTGGGCGAGAACTGGACCGGCGAGTCCGAGCAGCTGCAGCTGCGCGAGGGGCACGAGCCGCGGGCCGACGACGAGATCGTCATCAACCAGGGTCTCGCGACCGCCGGAAAGGTGAAGCTCGGCGACCGGGTCGGGGTGCTCACGCCCCTGGGGCCGAAGCAGGAGTTCACCATCGTGGGGATCTTCGGCTACAGCGGCGGCCGCGACTCGATCGGCGGCAGCAGCGAGATCATGTTCACCACCCCGATGGCCCAGCGGCTCATGCTGGGCGAGCCGGGCACCTTCAACAGCGTGACGGTCAAGGCCGCCGCCGGGGTGACCGACGAGTCGCTGCGCGACGCGGTGGCCGCCGCCGTGGGTGACGGGTACGTGGTCAAGACCGGCGAGCAGCTCTCCACCGAGGCCGCGCAGGGCTTCAAGACAGCGCTGTCCTTCTTCAACCGGATCCTGCTCGGCTTCGCGGCGGTGGCGCTGCTGGTGGGCACGTTCCTGATCCTCAACACCTTCTCGATCATCGTCGCGCAGCGGACCCGTGAGCTGGCCCTGATGCGGGCCGTCGGGGCGAGCCGCCGGCAGATCATCGGCTCGGTGGTGCTGGAGGCCGTCGCGGTGGGCCTGATCGCCTCGGTGTTCGGCCTGGCCGCCGGCATCGGCATCGGCGCGCTGCTGGCGTGGCTCTTCGGCAACCTGGCCGGGGGGCTCACCCTGGCCGGGATCGGCGTACCGGCGGCGGCGGTGATCGGCGCCTTCGCGGTCGGCCTGGTGATCACCGTGGTGGCGGCGCTGCTGCCGGCGCTGCGCGCGTCCCGGATCCCGCCGATCGCCGCGATGCAGGACGTGGCCAACCCCGACCGGCCGCTGACCAAGATCACGGTGGCCGGCACGCTGGTCACCGCGGTCGGCGCCGCGCTGCTCTTCCTCGGGCTCAGCGGCAACGCCGGCGACAACACCCTGGCCACCATCCTGGGTGGCGTGCTCTTCGCCTTCATCGGCGTGGCGCTGCTGACCCCGTTGATCAGCCGCCCGGTGGTCTCCCTGCTGGGGGCGATCTTCGCCTGGTCGGTGCCGGGCAAGCTGGGCCGGCTCAACTCGGGGCGCAACCCCCGCCGCACGGCGATCACCGCCGCCGCGCTGATGGTCGGCATCGCCCTGGTCACCGGCGTGACGGTGATCCTGGACTCCGCGAAGGGCAGCATCAGCGCCCTGGCGAAGGACACCATCAAGGCCGAGCTGGTGATCGCCGGGGTGCAGAGCGGCCCGCGGCCGCCGAGCTTCGACCCGGCGGTGCTGGACAAGGCGGCCGCGCTGCCCGGTGTGCAGTTGGTCGACGGCGAGTACGGCGACATGGCCGTGGTCGACGGGCAACGGACCTGGGTGGCCGCGTCCAGCAACACCGCCGCGCTGGAACGGATCTTCGGGGCGAAGGCCACCTCGGGTGACATCAGCCGGCTCAACCCGGACCAGATGCTGGTCAGCTCGGACACGGCGAAGTCGAGGAAGCTGTCCGTCGGCTCCCAGGTGACCGTGCAGCTGTCCCGCGGCGACGCCCGCACCTACACGGTCAGCGGCATCTACCAGGCCTCACAGCTGACCAACCCGATGGTGCTGCCGCCGCAGGCGGCCCGCGACTTCGCCATCCCCCAGCCGATCCAGGGCTACGTGCAGCTCGCCCCGGGCGCCTCGGTGGCCGGCGTCCAGCCGCAGGTGGAGCAGCTGCTCGCCGACTCCCCCGAGGTGTCGGTGGCCGACCGGGACGCGTTCATCAAGCAGCAGACCGGCTCGCTCGACGGGCTGCTCCAGATGATCCAGATCCTGCTGGCGCTGGCCATCGTGATCGCGGTGCTCGGCATCGTGAACACCCTGGCGCTGTCGGTGCTGGAACGCACCCGGGAGCTGGGCCTGCTGCGGGCCATCGGGCTGCGCCGGGCGCAGACCATGCGCATGATCACCGTCGAGGCGGTGGTGATCTCGGTGTTCGGCGCGCTGCTGGGCGTCGTCGTCGGCAGCGGCCTCGGCGCCGCCGTGGTCGAGGCGCTCAAGGACGAGGGGATCACCGATCTGATCCTGCCCTGGGGTCAGATGGCGGTCATGCTCGGCCTGGCCGCGATCGTCGGGGTGGTCGCCGCGGTCCTGCCGGCGATCCGGGCCGCCCGGATCAACGTGCTGGGCGCCATCGCCCACGAGTGA
- a CDS encoding HAD family hydrolase codes for MLFDMDGTLVDSEKLWDIALQELAAVYGGTLSDTARRAIIGTSMADSMRILHDDLGQPERDPQASAEWINARILELFRSGLRWRPGALALLRAVRAADIPTALVTSSGRPLVEVALDTLGRDSFDVVVCGDEVGAAKPHPEPYLTAARLLDVPIERCVAIEDSSTGVASALAAGAAVLAVPAEVPLPPTDGVHQLESLTGADLELLAALLADAR; via the coding sequence GTGCTCTTCGACATGGACGGCACCCTGGTAGACAGCGAGAAGCTGTGGGACATCGCATTGCAGGAGCTGGCCGCCGTCTACGGCGGCACCCTCTCCGATACTGCCCGCAGGGCGATCATCGGCACCAGCATGGCCGACTCGATGCGGATTCTGCACGACGACCTGGGCCAACCGGAGCGGGACCCGCAGGCCAGCGCCGAGTGGATCAACGCGCGGATCCTGGAGCTGTTTCGTAGCGGGCTGCGCTGGCGGCCGGGCGCGCTGGCCCTGCTGCGAGCGGTCCGCGCGGCGGACATCCCCACCGCCCTGGTCACCTCCAGCGGCCGGCCCCTGGTCGAGGTCGCCCTGGACACCCTTGGCCGGGACAGCTTCGATGTGGTGGTGTGCGGGGACGAGGTGGGCGCGGCCAAGCCGCATCCGGAGCCGTACCTGACCGCCGCCCGGTTGCTCGACGTGCCGATCGAGCGGTGCGTGGCGATCGAGGATTCGTCGACCGGCGTGGCGAGCGCGCTGGCCGCCGGGGCGGCGGTGCTGGCCGTACCGGCCGAGGTGCCGCTGCCGCCGACGGACGGCGTACACCAGTTGGAGAGCCTGACCGGGGCGGACCTGGAGCTGCTCGCGGCGCTGCTGGCCGACGCCCGCTGA
- a CDS encoding HNH endonuclease family protein: protein MNRTLRATAISLVATVAATLGLTQPAWAASYSAPLTTAVASLPVATEVRTGYSRDLFPHWIDADGNGCNTRNEVLIAEAVTKPTRSGTCTLSGGRWYSYYDNAYWTLTSDLDIDHMVPLAEAWDSGARNWTTSRRQAYANDLGDYRALAAVTDNVNQAKGDQDPATWMPPYASARCRYINEWVAVKIRWRLTVDSAEKSALTSWANSCPNSTISVTYAY, encoded by the coding sequence ATGAACCGCACCCTGCGCGCAACAGCGATCAGCCTCGTCGCGACCGTGGCCGCCACCCTCGGTCTCACCCAACCCGCCTGGGCCGCCAGCTACTCGGCCCCCCTCACCACCGCGGTGGCCAGCCTGCCGGTCGCCACCGAGGTCCGCACCGGCTACAGCCGCGACCTGTTCCCCCACTGGATCGACGCCGACGGCAACGGCTGCAACACCCGCAACGAGGTCCTCATCGCCGAGGCCGTCACCAAGCCCACCCGCAGCGGCACCTGCACCCTCTCCGGCGGCCGCTGGTACTCCTACTACGACAACGCCTACTGGACCCTCACCAGCGACCTCGACATCGACCACATGGTCCCCCTCGCCGAGGCCTGGGACTCCGGCGCCCGCAACTGGACCACCAGCCGCCGCCAGGCGTACGCCAACGACCTCGGCGACTACCGCGCCCTGGCCGCCGTCACCGACAACGTCAACCAGGCCAAGGGCGACCAGGACCCGGCCACCTGGATGCCGCCGTACGCCTCCGCGCGCTGCCGCTACATCAACGAGTGGGTCGCCGTGAAGATCCGCTGGCGGCTGACCGTCGACAGCGCGGAGAAGAGCGCCCTGACCAGCTGGGCGAACAGCTGCCCCAACAGCACCATCTCGGTCACCTACGCGTACTGA
- a CDS encoding aminoglycoside phosphotransferase family protein — protein MPAELPDGTPAVLKLQYPDADSGQEATALAHWAGAGAIRLLADDPSRRALLVERCVPGTPLAGFYQARGLPGVHAPHPRHGLVGALPHGVARASRSA, from the coding sequence ATGCCCGCGGAGCTGCCCGACGGCACCCCGGCGGTGCTGAAGCTCCAGTACCCGGACGCGGACAGCGGCCAGGAGGCGACCGCGCTGGCGCACTGGGCCGGGGCCGGCGCGATCCGGCTGCTGGCCGACGACCCGTCGCGGCGGGCGCTGCTGGTCGAGCGCTGCGTTCCCGGCACCCCGCTGGCCGGCTTCTATCAGGCCAGGGGCCTGCCCGGGGTACACGCGCCGCATCCCCGCCACGGCCTCGTCGGCGCCCTTCCGCACGGCGTCGCTCGTGCGTCAAGATCTGCTTGA
- a CDS encoding amylo-alpha-1,6-glucosidase, which translates to MSDGLVRLLDGNMFVVSAESGDIDASPTIPTGLFSFDTRFLSKWILSINDQRVNALTVEEVEYFESRFVVVPTLPTPLFDVNVSAIRDRSIGGSFTERLTVINHEPEPVELRIRLEVESDFADLFEIKDVRDKKGRYYSRIDGGSLHLGYQREMFCRETLVSSTVPARVDERGLTYHVRLGPHGQWITDLHVQALGLGGRDLRESLEGRPGRTGPQIRQDLADWLAEAPRLTCDSTTLAMTYRRSLADLAALRFTPLTAGPHALPAAGLPWFMAIFGRDSILTSIQALPFAPDLAATTLRALALRQGSVLDDFREEEPGKILHELRYGETTGFEEQPHLPYYGSADATPLYVILLDEYERWTGDGDLIRFLEPSARAALHWIDEYGDIMGDGYVWYQRRNERNGLENQCWKDSWDSISFRDGRLASLPRATCELQGYAYDAKIRGARLAREFWHDPAYADRLQREAAELKERFNRDFWVSDGEYYALALDGDGRQVDALSSNIGHLLWSGIVDESRAAKIAEHLLGPRLFSGWGVRTFATGQGRYNPIGYHVGTVWPFDNAFIAWGLRRYGFDQEAGRIAEGIIDAAEHFDGRLPEAFGGYERTLTRYPVLYPTACSPQAWSTGTPLLLLRTMLGMEPRGEHLVTRPAVPPSMGRIELLNIPGRWGRAGALGRARPERR; encoded by the coding sequence ATGAGCGACGGCCTCGTCCGACTGCTGGACGGCAACATGTTCGTGGTCAGTGCGGAGAGCGGCGACATCGACGCCTCCCCCACCATCCCGACCGGTCTCTTCTCGTTCGACACCCGATTCCTGTCGAAATGGATCCTGTCCATCAATGATCAACGGGTCAACGCGCTCACCGTCGAGGAGGTCGAATACTTCGAGAGCCGCTTCGTCGTCGTCCCGACCCTCCCCACTCCGCTGTTCGACGTCAACGTCTCGGCCATCCGCGACCGCTCCATCGGCGGCAGCTTCACCGAACGGCTGACGGTGATCAACCACGAACCCGAGCCCGTCGAACTGCGGATCCGACTCGAGGTCGAGAGCGACTTCGCCGACCTTTTCGAGATCAAGGATGTACGGGACAAGAAGGGGAGGTACTACTCCCGGATCGACGGCGGATCCCTGCATCTGGGCTATCAACGGGAGATGTTCTGCCGGGAAACCCTGGTCTCGTCCACTGTGCCGGCGCGAGTCGACGAGCGGGGACTGACGTACCACGTCCGGCTCGGACCGCACGGCCAGTGGATCACCGACCTACACGTGCAGGCGCTGGGCCTGGGCGGGCGCGACCTTCGGGAGAGCCTGGAAGGCAGACCCGGCCGGACCGGGCCGCAGATCCGGCAGGACCTGGCCGACTGGCTCGCGGAGGCACCCCGCCTCACCTGCGACTCCACCACGTTGGCGATGACCTACCGGCGCAGCCTGGCTGACCTCGCCGCGCTGCGCTTCACGCCGTTGACCGCCGGTCCACATGCTCTCCCCGCCGCCGGCCTGCCGTGGTTCATGGCGATCTTCGGCCGGGACAGCATCCTCACCAGCATCCAGGCGCTACCGTTCGCGCCCGACCTCGCCGCCACGACGCTCCGCGCGCTGGCCCTGAGGCAGGGATCCGTCCTGGATGACTTCCGCGAGGAGGAGCCGGGGAAGATTCTCCACGAACTGCGGTACGGGGAGACGACCGGGTTCGAGGAGCAGCCGCATCTGCCGTACTACGGCAGCGCCGACGCGACTCCCCTCTACGTCATCCTGCTCGACGAGTACGAGCGGTGGACCGGCGACGGCGACCTGATCCGGTTTCTCGAACCTTCCGCGAGAGCCGCCCTGCACTGGATCGACGAGTACGGCGACATCATGGGCGACGGCTACGTCTGGTACCAGCGCCGCAACGAGCGCAACGGCTTGGAGAACCAGTGCTGGAAGGATTCCTGGGACTCGATCTCGTTCCGGGACGGCCGGCTGGCCAGCCTGCCCCGGGCGACGTGCGAGCTGCAGGGCTACGCCTACGACGCCAAGATCCGCGGCGCCCGGCTGGCCCGCGAGTTCTGGCACGACCCCGCGTACGCCGACCGGCTGCAACGGGAGGCCGCCGAACTCAAGGAACGCTTCAACCGCGACTTCTGGGTCTCCGACGGCGAGTACTACGCGCTCGCCCTCGACGGCGACGGCCGCCAGGTCGACGCCCTCTCCTCCAACATCGGCCACCTGCTGTGGAGCGGCATCGTCGACGAATCCCGGGCCGCCAAGATCGCCGAACATCTGCTCGGCCCCCGCCTCTTCTCCGGCTGGGGCGTACGGACCTTCGCCACCGGCCAAGGCCGCTACAACCCGATCGGTTACCACGTCGGCACCGTCTGGCCCTTCGACAACGCGTTCATCGCCTGGGGGCTGCGGCGCTACGGCTTCGACCAGGAGGCCGGGCGCATCGCCGAGGGGATCATCGACGCCGCGGAACACTTCGACGGGCGGCTGCCGGAGGCGTTCGGCGGATACGAGCGGACGCTGACCAGGTATCCTGTGCTGTACCCCACGGCGTGCAGCCCGCAGGCCTGGTCCACGGGCACCCCCCTGTTGCTGCTGCGAACCATGCTCGGCATGGAGCCACGCGGCGAGCATCTGGTGACCAGACCGGCCGTGCCCCCGAGCATGGGCCGGATCGAACTGCTCAACATCCCCGGACGCTGGGGCAGGGCGGGCGCCCTCGGGCGGGCCCGCCCGGAGCGACGCTGA
- the tnpB gene encoding IS607 family element RNA-guided endonuclease TnpB, with protein sequence MKVVQAYRYALDLTPCQERAVLAHAGAARVAYNWALARVKAVMDQRAAERSYGVPEESLTPTVGWNLAALRKAWNQAKTDVAPWWQECSKEAFNTGLDALARGLKNWSDSRSGKRAGPRVGFPRFKSRRRATPSVRFTTGAIRVEPDRQHVVLPRLGRLKLHESARKLARRLEAGTARILSATVRRDGGRWHVAFCVEVERAERTPTRPQAVIGVDVGITHLAVLSTGEMEPNPRHLDEAAQRMRRLARQMSRRVGPDRRTGQRPSNRWERARRQVARAHARVTNLRRDNLHKLTTRLAREYGTIVVEDLNVAGMLRNRRLARRVADAGFGEIRRQVEYKVKWNGGRRIVADRWYPSSKTCSGCGTVKAKLALSARTYKCTTCGLVLDRDVNAARNLAAIAREATTAGSGPVAGRGADRKTRPGGQVAMKRQPGTAQAGKTGTVPPQGGTANRALTKAH encoded by the coding sequence GTGAAGGTGGTGCAGGCGTATCGGTACGCGCTTGATCTGACGCCGTGTCAGGAGCGGGCGGTGTTGGCGCATGCGGGTGCGGCTCGGGTGGCGTACAACTGGGCTCTGGCCAGGGTGAAGGCGGTCATGGACCAGCGCGCCGCGGAACGCTCTTACGGGGTTCCTGAGGAGTCGCTGACCCCGACGGTCGGGTGGAATCTCGCGGCGTTACGCAAGGCGTGGAACCAGGCCAAGACCGATGTGGCACCGTGGTGGCAGGAGTGTTCGAAAGAGGCGTTCAACACCGGCCTGGACGCGCTGGCCCGGGGTTTGAAGAACTGGTCGGACTCGCGTAGCGGGAAACGGGCCGGGCCGCGGGTGGGGTTCCCGCGGTTCAAGTCCCGCCGCCGGGCGACGCCGTCGGTGCGGTTCACTACGGGTGCGATCCGGGTGGAGCCGGACCGCCAGCACGTGGTGCTGCCCCGGCTGGGCCGGTTGAAGCTGCATGAGTCCGCCCGCAAACTCGCCCGCCGCCTGGAGGCGGGCACGGCGAGGATCCTGTCCGCCACCGTGCGCCGTGACGGCGGCCGGTGGCATGTCGCGTTCTGCGTCGAGGTCGAGCGGGCCGAGCGCACCCCGACACGCCCGCAGGCGGTGATCGGGGTGGATGTCGGGATAACGCACCTGGCGGTCCTGTCCACCGGCGAGATGGAGCCCAACCCCCGCCACCTGGACGAGGCGGCCCAGCGGATGCGCCGCCTCGCCCGACAGATGTCCCGGCGCGTCGGCCCGGACCGGCGTACCGGGCAGCGGCCCTCCAATCGGTGGGAACGGGCCCGCCGGCAGGTGGCTCGGGCGCATGCGCGGGTGACGAACCTGCGCCGCGACAACCTGCACAAACTCACCACCCGCCTCGCCCGCGAGTACGGCACGATCGTGGTCGAGGACCTCAACGTGGCCGGCATGCTCCGCAACCGGCGGCTCGCCCGGCGCGTCGCCGACGCCGGGTTCGGCGAGATCCGCCGCCAGGTGGAGTACAAGGTCAAATGGAACGGTGGTCGGCGGATTGTGGCCGACCGCTGGTATCCCTCCAGCAAGACCTGCTCGGGCTGCGGCACGGTGAAAGCCAAGCTGGCCCTGTCCGCGCGCACCTACAAATGCACCACCTGCGGCCTGGTCCTCGACCGGGATGTGAACGCCGCACGCAACCTCGCCGCGATCGCGCGTGAGGCAACCACCGCCGGGAGTGGCCCGGTGGCAGGACGTGGAGCCGACCGTAAGACCCGCCCCGGCGGGCAGGTGGCCATGAAACGTCAACCCGGCACCGCCCAAGCGGGTAAGACCGGGACCGTCCCACCGCAAGGCGGGACTGCCAACCGTGCGCTCACCAAAGCGCACTGA